The genome window CCGGCGGTGTTCCTCTACGGCGGCACCATTCTTCCGGGCAAGTTCCAGGGTCACGACGTCACCATCCAGGACGTCTACCAGGCCGTCGGAACCCATGCGAAGGGCCAGATGAGCGACGAGGAACTCTACGATCTCGAATGCCATGCCTGTCCCTCGGCCGGCTCATGTGGCGGGCAGTTTACCGCCAACACCATGGCCTGCGTGGCCGAGGCCATCGGCATCGCGCTGCCGGGAAGCTCGGGCGCGCCGGCGGTCTACGAGACCCGCGATCACTACGCCACCGAGTGCGGCAAGGCCGTGATGAATCTGATCGACAAGGACATCCGCCCGCGGCAGATCTTCACCTTCGAAGCCTTCGAGAACGCCGCCGCCATTGCCGCCGCCACCGGTGGCAGCACCAACGTGTGCCTGCACCTGCCGGCCCTGGCCTACGAGTGCGGAATCAAGTTCACGATCGACGACATTCAGCGAGTGAGCCTCAAGACGCCGACTATCGCCGATCTAAAGCCCGGCGGTCGCTACACCGCCTTCGATCTCTATGAGGCCGGCGGCGTGCCCGTGGTGATGAAGCTGCTGCTCGACGCGGGGCTGCTCCACGGCGACTGCCTGACGGTCACCGGCAAGACGATCGCGGAGAACGTCAAGGACTTTCACCTGCCCAAGGAAGATCAGGACGTGATTGTGCCGGTGAGCAAGGCGATCAGTCCCACGGGCGGCTACCGCATTCTGCGCGGCAACCTGGCGCCCGAGGGCTGCGTCATCAAGGTGACCGGCGTGAAGAAGACCAAGCACAGCGGTCCGGCCAAGGTCTATGACTGCGAAGAAGACTGCTTCGCCGCCGTCGAGCGCGAGGAAATCAAGGCCGGCGACTGCGTGGTGATTCGCTACGAAGGCCCGCGCGGGGGCCCCGGCATGCGCGAGATGCTGGC of Chrysiogenia bacterium contains these proteins:
- the ilvD gene encoding dihydroxy-acid dehydratase codes for the protein GVASTWNEVTPCNITLDRQAQAVKTGVHEAGGTPREFVTIAVSDGIAMGHEGMKASLISREVIADSVEITMHAQRYDALVGLAGCDKSLPGLMMAMARLNLPAVFLYGGTILPGKFQGHDVTIQDVYQAVGTHAKGQMSDEELYDLECHACPSAGSCGGQFTANTMACVAEAIGIALPGSSGAPAVYETRDHYATECGKAVMNLIDKDIRPRQIFTFEAFENAAAIAAATGGSTNVCLHLPALAYECGIKFTIDDIQRVSLKTPTIADLKPGGRYTAFDLYEAGGVPVVMKLLLDAGLLHGDCLTVTGKTIAENVKDFHLPKEDQDVIVPVSKAISPTGGYRILRGNLAPEGCVIKVTGVKKTKHSGPAKVYDCEEDCFAAVEREEIKAGDCVVIRYEGPRGGPGMREMLAVTAALVGQGIGYDVCLMTDGRFSGATTGLALGHVGPEAQVGGPIALVKNGDIIEVDAEAGTIELKVSDEELEKRRKDWKAPPPKYPTGALAKYACLAASAAEGAITKPRWD